Genomic DNA from Nonomuraea rubra:
CTCCTACCAGGTTCGGTGGAGTCTTGATGGTGATGCCGTCATCGGGGGTGCCGAGGTCGTCGGTGCTGACGGGCTGGTTGTTGATGCCGTCGATTTGGGTTCGGATGCTCGCGATCTCGCTGGCGATGACTTCGTCGCTGAGATTTGCGGCAAGGACGAGGCCTTCGATGACCTTCTCTACAGTGCCAAGGACAGGTGCAGCGCCGCCGACTATGTTGGTGAAGTCGTCGTAGTCCTCCTTGATGCCCATGTAGACCTGCTCCTCCACAGTGTCTCGGTAGAAGTAGTTGCTGATCTGGAGATCCTTGAAGGCAGCGCCGATACGGTCGATGCGACCGATGCGCTGCTCGACGCGCATCAGATTCCAGGGCATGTCGTAGTTGATGAGGCGGCCCGACGTCTGCAGGTTGAGGCCCTCACTCATCGAGTCGGTACCGATCAGGACTTCGATACTGCGGTTGCGGAACCGGTTCTTGATCTCAGCTTTGGTAACCGGGTTCCACTTTCCTGCGACCGGATCGTAGATCTCGCCGCCGCGACCGGAGTAGCAGCCGAGCTTGTTGTAGCCGGCGGCCAGGAGGCGCTCGCGGACGTAGTCCATGGTGTCGGTGTACTGAGTGAAGACCACCGCGGAGTCATACGTCTTGAACGACTCGGCCAGATCCTCGACGAGCTGCTTGGCCTTCGTGTCCTCACCGGTTAGGTCGCCGAGGTCGTTGAGGAAGGAGCGGAGCTCGCCGATCTCCTCCTTTAGGCGGTCGGCGCGGACGTCGAAAGCCTCGGGGTCGAAGAGAGAGCTCTCCAGGTCAGCACCATCGTCGTCTGTGAGGAGGTCGGCCAGGCTCTTGCCCTGCTCAAGTACGTCGAGGCGGCGCTGGAGAGACTGCTTGATCGCTTCGAAGGAGGAAGTCAGCCGGCGCCGGTAGACAGTCATGATGAAACCGAGGGCCCTGGTGGCCTTGTCGGACTTGTAGGCGTTGTAGTGGCGGCGGATGTACTCCTCAATACGGTCATACAGCGTCCGCTCGTTCGGAGCCAGGCAGATGAACTCGTCGCTGACGTGTCGATACGGGATGACGACCGAGGCAGGGATGATGCCGGCCGCTTGGTAGGCCCGCATGGTCTTGCGGGTGTTGCGGAAGACTCGATCGCGCATTGGAGTGTGCCGGCGAGCCCACTTATCCATCCACTCGGAGGTGGCATCGGGGAACTGTGCCCTGAGGTCAGGCGAGGGTGGGTTGCCAGCCATCCCGATCACCGTCAACGCGTCGGCCCATCCGAGTGCATCACTGACCTGCTGCTCCAGCTCGTGGTCGTGTTCAGCGAGCGGGTCGGAGAAGTAATCCTCCAACATGTCGCAGATGAGCTTCCAGCCGCGCCTCTTGGGCGGGTCGCCGAGATAGGTGAAGTACTGGGTGAAGAAGAACGCCTGCTCACCCCATTTGCCTGGCAGCCCGAGGAGCTCGATGAGGTCCCAGGCCTCGTGGGGGTGCATCTGCATCGGGGTCGCCGAAGCCAGGTAGAGCGCACGCCATAGGTCGCGCTTCTTCATCTCCTGGAGCAGTGTGAGCAGGGAATTGGGAGTGTCGGTCGCCTTGGAACCGCGGCGGCGGGCGTGGTGGGCCTCATCAACAAGGACGACATCCCATGGTCCAGCGTCAAGGATCTCGCTACGGCGAGTGCGGCGCCGAGCGAGGTGGGAGGAGGCAAGCACAATCGGAAAGGCCGACCACGGGTTGGCATTCAGATCGGTCTCAAGGGGCTGGTCGAACCGGTCGACGAAATTGCCCTTGTCGTAGCGGGCGACGTCGAGGTTCATCTTCTCGTGGAGTTCTTCCTGCCACTGTTTCATCACCGAGGCCGGCACTAGAAGCAAGGCGTTCCTTGCTCTGCCGGAGGTGAAGAGCTCGCGTAACACCAAGCCGGCCTCGACGGTCTTGCCGAGGCCAACCTCGTCGGCCAAGAGATAGCCTCGCGGGTACGTCGACACCACCCGGTGGATCAGCTCGGCCTGATGTGGTAGAGGCTGAGCCCACGCT
This window encodes:
- a CDS encoding DEAD/DEAH box helicase, giving the protein MAEDDAALFPGAAAEPMAPESLFEYNPATAEDSFRSVTLKAMYSPDDTPFETFYEPLLSRAVTYDRAVGYWSGAELQFAAQGTAYFIARGGVMRLIVGAQLGKKDVDAVLSGAPLDDVVAERLLADPGLEGTKIVQSQHLSVLAWMVANNRLHIRVGVPIDKHGHLLTHQESGRYFHTKYGIFTDRYGQKVAFSGSNNASVTAWVKNHETFDAYRSWRTESWEDYGKPKERAFDQHWRGHPDKGWAVIDLPTAVREHLIEHAPDAPPFPSDALIPQPRPEETDRKTPPVEMDVDIQAAWDELVALRDAPKASAWTGVGTAWAQPLPHQAELIHRVVSTYPRGYLLADEVGLGKTVEAGLVLRELFTSGRARNALLLVPASVMKQWQEELHEKMNLDVARYDKGNFVDRFDQPLETDLNANPWSAFPIVLASSHLARRRTRRSEILDAGPWDVVLVDEAHHARRRGSKATDTPNSLLTLLQEMKKRDLWRALYLASATPMQMHPHEAWDLIELLGLPGKWGEQAFFFTQYFTYLGDPPKRRGWKLICDMLEDYFSDPLAEHDHELEQQVSDALGWADALTVIGMAGNPPSPDLRAQFPDATSEWMDKWARRHTPMRDRVFRNTRKTMRAYQAAGIIPASVVIPYRHVSDEFICLAPNERTLYDRIEEYIRRHYNAYKSDKATRALGFIMTVYRRRLTSSFEAIKQSLQRRLDVLEQGKSLADLLTDDDGADLESSLFDPEAFDVRADRLKEEIGELRSFLNDLGDLTGEDTKAKQLVEDLAESFKTYDSAVVFTQYTDTMDYVRERLLAAGYNKLGCYSGRGGEIYDPVAGKWNPVTKAEIKNRFRNRSIEVLIGTDSMSEGLNLQTSGRLINYDMPWNLMRVEQRIGRIDRIGAAFKDLQISNYFYRDTVEEQVYMGIKEDYDDFTNIVGGAAPVLGTVEKVIEGLVLAANLSDEVIASEIASIRTQIDGINNQPVSTDDLGTPDDGITIKTPPNLVGDITPPVLATNLTNNLLSGRWLTPDDERPGIYNLFIARDARVSFRRSDGAISIEHYLGQPPTASVPVTFDRDVWDASSDSDLIFLTYGSPELASLLPREPDERQMADWITPTG